Sequence from the Melanotaenia boesemani isolate fMelBoe1 chromosome 21, fMelBoe1.pri, whole genome shotgun sequence genome:
atcagCCATTAATATATTGTAATTTCTTTATCTACAAAGGAATCTCTGCCATTTGTTAATCCTGTTATTGGAGACATAAAAAAGTTTTACTGGTCTCCAATCAAAGTCAATGACATTAGATGGAATTTTGAGAGGTTTCTCATTGATGCAGATGGCACCCCCATCAAAAGGTAAAGTGAAATCACAGTGCACAAGTAAGTAAAACCCTTAATTTGAAATGTTTGTGACTGTTTCTACCTTTGTTGCAGGTATGAGCTACACTACCCCTTTGAGAAGGTGGAGAGGGACATAGCAGAACTTCTTAAGTGAACTTTCTGCAATTTGTCGCCGGTGGCAGAGTGATGATTCCTCAGTAAATGCACATGTGCACCTGAGCTGGATCTGATGGTAGAGGAACATGCCTCAGAGCTTCAGTGCATTCACTCTGAGAACAGGTTCCCTTCAGCCATCGGGAGGATTTTGTAGTTGTCATATTTCTTGCAAACGAGACGGTGTCTGCTGctcaaaataagaataaaacgCTATAAAGACATTACGGATGTGATCTTTACTTTTGTCATTACTGATATTCTAGCATTACTGTTACACTGAATTGTCACTTGGTAGTGACCACACAATGGCataaagttatttaaattataaataagaTCCACAGTTCCGTTGTGAGTAGACAGAGAAGCCTTTCCTCACTAAAAAGCACTTGAATGACTccaaaaaacaagcaaaatccTTTGATCTAACTTTATttccaatcaatcaatcaatcattttttaaatagaacttttcatacaaaagagCAGgacaaagcactttacataaCAACTACATATcagcaacaaaacaacacaaaattaaaaataaggcTTCACATCCCCAATCTTAAAACTCAACCAAattcaaaacaagaaaacacatcCAATCATTATCTCTCACATGCTCACACAGGTAAAGCACACAAAGCACCTCCACCTACCTACCCAACCACCAATCCCATACCCCACAGACAAACTCCCAATACCAAATATGAGGCGTAATACTGCAATAAGGAAGCAATATCTTGGAGATCTGTCCACACTGGGGGCTCCCaaacccatgaccacagaggccgCCACCACAGGACCCACCCAGGTCATGGCTGGCCGAGTCCCACACCACAACCTTTATGATTTTGGTGCAGGACAACACCAACACCCCCAGACAAGGGTGATTACTGCAGTAGTGAACCTGCAAAATGAACAGGCATAGACCACGGCATGGAGGATCACATTAATGAAAGGGAAAACCTACCTAATGTCTCATGGAATTAGGCACTGAGTATCAccctttaaaatttcatttcattttttcattttctctacaGCTTTTTTCAATTCAGGGGGAAGCTCGAACCTAgcccagcaattagcagacgAGAGGCAGTCTTTGTAATTGTGGTGTTAAAATACTGGGAAGGGACTGCTGATAACTCTTAAAGATTTGAAAGAGCAAAAGGCACCACAACCTCaagatttaataaatattttataaatttgaAGAGTAAAGTAACCATGTGAGTCACCAACTACTGGAAAAGGTGCAGAAacgtaaaaagtaaaatatgacaGTGTATTggaatgtaaatattttagtaaGCAATACACTGGCATGAAATATAAGATGGTGAATTTACCACTAATGCACAACACTGAAGTATGCATTCCTCAATGCTGACTCtgtgatttatatatatacacacacacatacatatatatatgtgtgtgtgtatatatatatacacacacacacacatatatatacatatatgaagTTTTAATTACATAATCAGGATGTCTTAGATAGTTTACAGACTgtcaaacaaaaatctaaacttTATGCTGATTGTCTTCTTCTCCTACAGTATATAATTACAGACATTCACACTGAATAGCGTTCGCTCTTGCATTTATCCCTCAAGTGAAATATTTCCAGCACAAAAATCATTACAGTAAACCTCCTTTAGTTTTCTCCATAACTGGAAGTACTTGATTATAGAATAAGTCTTAAAGTGCACTTAAATTcagcatttcattcattcattcattcattcctagtACATATTTACCTTTCAAGATAGTACCAAATTCATGACATTGTCAGACCCTTAAAACTGATCCTTAAAGCCACCCATACTTCCGAATGTGCGCATGCGTACATCTCAGTCTGTCAGACCAGCAGTCAGTAAACATGGCTGGTGTTGGATTCCAGCGATGGGCCAGAGCCCTCGCTAAGGGAAAAGGTTCTGGCATTTCAGCCCTTTTGTCGGGATGTAGAGCAGGTCGGTTGTGTTTTAGTCTAGAGTCCATTTTTGTTATAGATTACTATAAATATATTTGCCAGAATCCAAATGTTGGAGCTTCTCATGGACGTAACCTTGAAATGCTAACTTAAAATTGCTAAGCGGTATTTTGAAAGAGAGCGCAGGCGTTCATAGCAACACGGATGCTGTTGTGGTGTGGATTGTTTCATTAACAAATTAATATATTGGTATTTCAGCCTCTGGTGGGACAAAAGACAGTCTACCTGGTCCATACCCGAGGACTCCAGAGGagagagctgcagcagcaaagaaaTACAATTTGAGGGTTGAGGACTATGAAGCATATCCCGACAATGGCGAGGGGTGAGTTTTATCCCTACAACTCTGCTCGTCATAACAGTTTAAAACGTAGTCATACTATCGTTTGTTTCTAATGTAGATGTAAGATGTGCATTGTGGTCATACTTACCACAATACATTTACTGTCTGCTGTGTCAATCATCAGAAAAACGTGAATAACTTTATGCCATCATTTTGTGTCTATAGCTTCGGTGACTATCCAAAACTAACAGATAGGTCTCAGCATGAGAGAGACCCCTGGTACCAGTGGGACCACCCTGACCTGAGGAGGAACTGGGGAGAGCCAGTAAGACCATGATGACATTGTTGGCTATAAATTGATAGGGCTGTTTTCTGCTTGGTGAATTATGCTTAGGCtgtgtgaaaacaaacacacactttgtggaaaaagtgtgtgtttgtgtgttcatttccaaaaacaaaatcatttttaaaaagtgtttttaaaaactaaaatggaTTATGCACATCTTCTCTAGTTCACATTTCATCCACCAGTTTGTGGCTGTTCCATATTTCAAAACAGTGTTTGCCTTTTAATCTAACATTGATAACATTTATTCTTCCATTACAAATACCATTTacaacatatcacaaaagtgtCCTCATACAACTTTctatatacaaaaaataataataatctcaaTGAGAGAGATGTGTCTAATCCAACAGTCTGTCCTAAGACCACGTTTGATCCCacatatatcttttttta
This genomic interval carries:
- the ndufb8 gene encoding NADH dehydrogenase [ubiquinone] 1 beta subcomplex subunit 8, mitochondrial; amino-acid sequence: MAGVGFQRWARALAKGKGSGISALLSGCRAASGGTKDSLPGPYPRTPEERAAAAKKYNLRVEDYEAYPDNGEGFGDYPKLTDRSQHERDPWYQWDHPDLRRNWGEPMHWHFDMFIRNRVDTSPSPVQWSTMCKQLLGFIGFMLFMFYVGEKFPAYQPAAPKQYPFNDLYLEKGGDPDKQPEEIKHYEI